From Medicago truncatula cultivar Jemalong A17 chromosome 7, MtrunA17r5.0-ANR, whole genome shotgun sequence, a single genomic window includes:
- the LOC11440466 gene encoding ammonium transporter 1 member 4 gives MASFTCSASDLNTLLGSGANSTAAAEYICNGFNAVANKFIDTTYAVDNTYLLFSSYLVFAMQLGFAMLCAGSVRAKNTMNIMLTNVLDAATGGIFFYIFGFAFAFGTPSNGFIGKHFFGLSDFPSQSFDYGYFLYQWAFAIASAGITSGSIAERTQFVSYLIYSSFLTGLVYPIVAHWFWSADGWGSPVRSENLLFGSGVIDFAGCGVVHLVGAVAGFWGALIEGPRIGRFDHEGKGVSMRGHSGTLVVMGTFLLWFGWYGFNPGSFLNILKIYGESGNYYGQWSAIGRTAVTTTLAGCTAALTTLFGKRLQTGHWNVTDVCNGLLGGFAAITAGCSVVDPWAAIICGFIAAWVLIGCNMLAEKFQYDDPLEAAQLHGGCGTWGIIFTALFAKKQYVKEVYGGSPDRPYGLLLGGGGRLLAAHLVQILAIVVWVSVTMGTLFFILHKLNLLRSSHEEEMSGLDLTSHGGLAYEYHEELEERRPKKRGIEI, from the coding sequence ATGGCTTCTTTCACCTGCTCCGCCTCCGACCTCAACACTCTCCTCGGCAGTGGTGCAAATTCCACAGCCGCTGCCGAATACATCTGCAACGGCTTTAATGCCGTTGCAAACAAATTCATTGACACAACCTATGCCGTTGACAACACCtaccttctcttctcttcttacCTTGTTTTTGCCATGCAACTCGGTTTTGCCATGCTTTGTGCAGGTTCCGTTCGTGCCAAAAACACCATGAATATTATGTTAACCAATGTTCTTGATGCAGCCACAGGCGGCATCTTTTTCTATATTTTCGggtttgcctttgctttcggcACACCTTCTAATGGTTTCATTGGAAAACATTTTTTCGGTCTTAGTGATTTTCCTTCTCAGTCTTTTGATTATGGATATTTTCTATATCAATGGGCTTTTGCAATTGCTTCAGCAGGAATCACTAGTGGTTCAATTGCTGAGAGAACACAATTTGtttcttatttgatttattCGTCTTTTCTAACAGGTTTAGTTTATCCGATTGTTGCTCATTGGTTTTGGTCTGCTGATGGTTGGGGTAGTCCGGTTCGGTCTGAAAATCTTTTGTTTGGTTCCGGTGTTATTGATTTTGCTGGTTGTGGTGTCGTTCATTTAGTTGGTGCAGTTGCTGGTTTTTGGGGTGCTTTGATTGAAGGACCAAGAATTGGTAGATTTGATCATGAAGGTAAGGGTGTTTCAATGAGAGGACATAGTGGTACTTTAGTTGTTATGGGAACATTTTTACTTTGGTTTGGTTGGTATGGTTTTAACCCTGGTTCTTTTCTCaacatcttgaaaatttatGGTGAAAGTGGTAATTACTATGGTCAATGGAGTGCTATTGGGAGAACAGCTGTGACAACTACATTGGCTGGATGCACAGCAGCACTCACTACTTTGTTTGGGAAACGTTTGCAAACAGGTCATTGGAATGTTACTGATGTTTGTAATGGTTTGTTAGGTGGTTTTGCTGCTATAACTGCAGGTTGTTCTGTTGTTGATCCTTGGGCTGCAATTATTTGTGGATTCATTGCCGCTTGGGTTTTGATTGGATGCAATATGTTAGCTGAGAAGTTTCAATATGATGATCCTCTTGAAGCTGCACAACTTCATGGTGGGTGTGGTACTTGGGGGATTATTTTCACTGCTTTGTTTGCTAAGAAACAATATGTTAAGGAAGTTTATGGCGGTTCTCCTGATAGGCCTTATGGTTTGTTGTTGGGAGGTGGTGGAAGATTATTGGCTGcacatttggttcaaattttggCCATTGTTGTTTGGGTGAGTGTTACTATGGGAACCTTGTTTTTTATTCTTCATAAATTGAATTTGCTTAGGAGTTCACATGAGGAAGAGATGTCTGGATTGGATTTAACTAGCCATGGTGGATTGGCTTATGAGTATCATGAGGAGCTTGAAGAACGGCGTCCCAAGAAACGTGGAATTGAAATATGA